Below is a genomic region from Argopecten irradians isolate NY chromosome 14, Ai_NY, whole genome shotgun sequence.
TTTAAAAATACGTTTACTTGAATTGTACGTGAAAAGAAATTGTCATagttttttcataaaattgtaCACATAGAAGAATAGATTTAGACTTTTTTGTTTCAGCACCAGCCGGGCGACCAATAGCCACCGTAGTTCTGTGGATTGGATTCGGCGGAATTTCCCGGGAAGTTGGCGGGGACCATTTGTTTGTGATACTCCGCCATTTTCTTGCTCAATTCCTCTGCTTTCTCGAAGTGCGTTAGTGACAAATCGTTATGCTCAGTTGGATCATCTGAATTAAGAAAGTGTGGCATTGTATCGCTAATTTGTGACAACAATAATATATCATTCAAGTGTATTCATCTTATTGTTGTTGTAAGTCATTTCAAAAGATTTTGTATACGTTTTATGACACAATGAAAGAGAAGACCAGAGTTCCTGAAGAAAATACATCGACCAACTAGTTTCTGCATGCTCCGTACGTAGTTTGTGGTAAAATGTAATCTTAGCCGCTTATTCATATCATCATGATGACGACTACCAAAATCAAAGACAAACAGGTCCATATCCCGTTATTATCAGATTTTTAACCTAGCTTTCATAATTTTAAGCGAACTAAATAAATTTCTTGATGAAATTACTCACTCATCAATTTGTAACATTCGTATATTTTTCATAAGCATGAAGTGTctctggccccgatttctcgaaataaacttaagtccaaaactgacttaagttTAAAGTTtccatataagttacataaggagaaaaacttaagttttgacttaagtctgaacttttgtttcgagaaattgtaGCCAGATCCCTTGTTGCAATCCAATGGTTATGACTGACATTCTTACACTCTCCTTATGCACTGTGCCTATTAATCATGAATTCGCACTTTCCTCTTTATATCAAAATACGACTGTGTCAGAGATTCACAttaataacaaacaaataaaaaacatacaCTTATAAGTATTGACTTATTGAATGCTGTTAAATATAAATAGAGAAATTGTGTGTCACTTaccttttatattatataactgtcgTCCAAAATACTGGAGATTTTCGTGTGTAAGATGTAACATAGACACATTTGGGTTTCCCTCTGTTTCCGTTTCCGGTTTATACCAACCGGGGTAAATACCTGGGAAACCTTCTATTAGTTTAAAATCTCCAACCCTGGaacatatacataaacattttaaaattaaagttaACATATGATGATAAGAGTTTGAAAATTGAATTGGAACTTTTTTCTGCATCGAGCTGCATGTGAATTTCTGAAGTAAACAGTCGTTCTATTGACTCTCCAGAATAGACGTCATTAATGGAACCAATCCcagatttgttttaaatgtttaatttgaaaaaaaaagatgaatttACCTGATAGCTGCATGGCCATTTAAAGGTGGGAATTTATCATCCAAGTTATAAATGAATTCTGTTCTTTTAGATGGCGCACCAGTTCTAAGACTATCCCATTGATTTATACCGTCGATTTTCGTATCTGTGGAAATATGTGCATTGAAGTATAGGTTACTTCCGGTTTGTTACATGGTAAActagacatatgtatataaaacacgATATTTAGATTTTGAATTTGTTATACATTCGCTGCGACAGATGTTACAAAGGCATGGGTGTCCAACTTTATTGATCTTTGTTTTTTCCATATGGATTTAAAGCTGAgattatacactgtatatatctattacatACACCTAATGGAAGCTGTAGAATACGAAGTAAAATACCTGGTTTTCCTCCGGCGGCGGCCAATATGGTCGGCATCCAGTCGACGGCATGCATCATGCTGATAGAAAAAATGCAAAGTACAGTATGTGTAAGGTTCGTTTAATGTTATTCAGCATGTAGAATGTTAATAATATCAATGGCATTAAGTCTGAAAATGATTAAGGTTTAAAATTAACGAAATTCAACAGTTTGATCTGATCACACAAAAACatgttgaaataattaatattgtatGAAGGGGATTCTGTTGAGTGTAGATTTCGAGTTATTTCTTGATCAGAAATATCAGTCGCTTGtctatgtaataattattaaagtaatctgtaaaacaaatttcgagttgtatttttatattcGTGGTATCCCATAATATCCCCACGTAAAAAGCAAAAATTTTAAACCAAAGTTAATATTTTGTTGCATTTTGTTACCTACCCATCATATGTGTAGCCTGTCTTTTCCAGCATTTTGCCGGCAATAAATGCTGTTGCTCGGGTACCTCCCTCATAAATCGTGATTTTACCCCCACGTAGCGGGTAGTTGTTCCCGTGAAACTGTGTCCATCCTCCGTTCTACAAACGACAACGTAttgtataaaaagaaaattcattgtaaactttgtgaaGGGTATGATGAGGAGGGATAGGTAAAACAAACGGATGTAAGAAACAATTGAAGTGTTTAAACAACAACGTTTGTATACACTATTGTTTGAAAGTGGCTTTTTAAATCAGTTATTGACGCCGgttacatgtatgaatgtgtTGTTAAATTGTGTCAGCTGTGGGACTAAATTTCGCTTCAAagtgttgaaaaaaaatctacagaCGTCGACAGTGTGATGAATTAGTTCTTAAATTACATAGACTTTCGTTAAAGTAAATGGAAATGGTGGTTACATTGCAGACGCCGGCAATTAAAGCATTGCTTGAATTTCACAGAGATACCATACTCGGCAATGTGAATGACCATGAGTATAATATTGCACTAACTAATTCGTTGAAGGTGTAACCGAAGCGCGATTACCTTGCAGATTCAATTGctgtatgtacatttttaaGACGGCGTCTGCAATATGACTGAAAATAATGCTTACAACCATGGAGTTACGTCGGCCGTTATAAAGCTTTTGTTTATACACTTACGTCGGCAGTGAAGACGAAGAGTGTGTCGTCATACATTCCGTTTTCCTTCAGGGCGGCCGTCACATTACCGACGAGGTCGTCCATCGCCGTTACCATACCTAAGTACGATATTTCATGAAAAAGGTATAAACACTCATCTTTTGATGATACATACCCAAGTTaaatatctgaaactaaaattggtatatatatagtaatattgaatgttgaaaacttgttttatacattaatgaaactttttattcaatatttaccACAAAGTGTATTCTATTTCTATTCATTTAATGCATTTTCGCATTTTTCCACAATTTATATCGCTTGACCAAGTCTATATGGTTTATCCAAACACTGTTCcaaaattgggaattttttctcagataaaatggggtcactctttataatttcaaaaacaaGTGGGGTCATTTTCATTCTCTTAGCTTACATAGGATAAGGCGACGATTATAACAAAGCTATTTAAACCATTTCCCCTCGTTCTGAGCTGTTATcgtttaaaatatctttatatacagCTTATCACTTGCTAGAATATTTCTTATTCTTTCGTGTTGAATATTTCTTGTACATACTTACCACAGTATTTCCGCCTTCCCTCATTCTTTATATTGCTATACATGTTCTCGTAAGATTTAGGAACCTGAAATGGTAAGTAATTTACCTATCAATGTCTTCTTCTGATTTGTCCTAATTCAACGTCTAATAATTTCAGATTTGAGCTAGCATATCAAACATAAAACGGGATTTacttaatatatattcaaaagCTGCAATCTAACCTATCATTTGCGAAACTTATTTGATTCTCGTTTCTTGTGAGCATCTTCGCTGGAATTTTCTTGATTCGcgatgcattttttttatattcgcCGTTTAAATATCATCTTTCGAGTTATCTCacaatatgtatatcaaattattacacACATTCCTCACAGAAACAAAAGATAAAGAATCATAATCGGCCGGTCGCCAAGCAGTATGTAGTCACATCTGATGATCGCTAACGTAAAgtacctattcaatgtcgtAGCGAGTATTGTAtcatacataatacaaaatacaaagtcacgtgTGGTACTCGGACGATTTGATTGGCAGTTGGTGATTCATGATCCGTAATTACCATTATACATACCTCTATCGGCGTATGAACCGACTGGAAtgggaaatacaggtaaaatggCTTGCTTTTGTCATGTTTAGATATCAGCTTCCTTGCACGTTCAGCAAACACGtactgaaacaatatgaaataaaataaatctgatATATTCTAAAGATCTGTACCGGTAACAACTTATCTTAAGTTTATTTGAGTCAGTCTTAGGTTACAAAAAATcgcatcattaaacttttgccACTGTCTTTTTCGATTTTCTCACAACATGATGCCGTATAACATTATAGATAATTACGTTGTTtgagaaaatgacattttttcacaGAAAGCGATGAAAGCTGTATTCACAGGAAAAACAACATTgatttacataatgtaatacGTTACAGACACTATCATATCACTGGAGTAaagaatataacaaaataattcagTAGTTTTCAAAACGTATGTCTTCGCAACTTTAtagcattaaaaaaataactcttCAGGTTGGTAGTAAACACTACATATTGTTAATAAATTTgaacattatttacatgtacgtactgtTGAGTATTGCGATGTGTCCGGTAGCACAGGTGCTGTATCGTCTCTGAAGTCTTTGCCTCCGGCTGCAACACattattaaataaatgataattatttatcaACATGGACCTTCGTCAATATTTGTATGGGGCTATTATCGTTGGTTTTGCGGTGGTTTGGTAAGAGATGGGTTGGTGGGGATTGTTATATATTCTTTCACTTGAATGGAATTTCAAACTAAGTTAATCTCGAACTTTTGTTAAACTATGGACGCGCTTTCCATCGAACTGAACAATCAAATCCGTCAGAATACGTACATCTAAAGTGCTGAAGAattatatgacgtcatcattttttGCACCTCACGCGTGAAGTTTCTCGCCGATAACGTCactaaataaaaatacatataatttatacagatatatttcAAAACCTTGACCATTCAGAACTAGACAAGACTTTAAAATGTAAACAGGGATTACTGTACTTCCATAACTTCTCAAGGCCCAGTTAAGAGTTTATCCACGTAAGATTTTATCCacataagattttatttttgagcTGAAGCGACATACCAACTGTCCGTGTGTAGTAGTCTTCCTGGCCTTGGTAATAGCCGTAGAAAGTATCAAACCCACGGTACGTCGGGGTACAGTTCCAAttacaaaatccaagatgccaCCTGAAACATCAACAAActttataaaagaaaaacaagacGTGAAACCAAGCCACTGTTTCGGCTTTCATCAAGGATGCTGATAGTAAAATGTACATTCTGGAATCCAGTAAATTTCCAAAATGTCAGAACTGATAATGGTAAGTTTCacaagtatatatgtatatactacgGCATAGTGTTGAAGAGTCAATATTACCATACTAagcatattccgtctttgcatatgacagagttagctcccttgcggataggtatcgattgttacgtcattattttgtgatcacaattcacgtcgttttcttcgAAACTTatccgcaagtgcagataactctgtaatatgcaaattcggaatatagTTTGACAGAACGTTTTAAAGTTCGTGTGGTATTTGCAAGGTACTGACCAAAAAGGATTTTCCCCGTGTACTCTGATTTCCCGCCATTTCAGAATTAACGTACTTAAATGACACTTGTTTTTCATCtctaaataaaattatatatatatatcattacttaCTTTCCAATAGCATGGGTCTCATATCCCAGTTTCTTCAAGTATTGCGGCAGAAATTTAAGCTCGGCAGGTGAACATACTGCTTGTTGAGGTAAAAGGGCTCCATGCtaaatacaaacatacaaaagaATCAATCATCTACAGTACCCAAGTTATTCTCTcagtgacctaattttgcaGTTTCTGGTTTCTTTTACGACGTTTTTCACAGCGATTCACATTCAGAAAAAGTAGCACAGCTTTTTTCGCTGCGATTACGTTTCATTTCTGTGAATACAAATCGACTGTTGAATAcgcaaaatataattttaagcaAAAAACTTTGGTTTATAGTAAAAACAACGTGTACAATGCATCTttgatattcaaattaaatgtgACTGTACACAACATTTTACTTACCTAATtgaattaattacaaaatgattATTAATACAAATAGCGAAATGTGAAAGTAAGCATGTTTAACATTGGTTTTAGTTACGAAAAAAAGAGCTCCCATGCTTGTTTATTAAATTTAACAGTTTTAGTCTTTACTACatgttttttttgtctttgtgcTTATGATTTACCGATCTAAACTAGCCCTTTTAGCTTGTTTTTTATGAATGAATGggatatgtaaatatattaccTGAAATCCAGCCTTGAATGGATAAACTCCCGTCATGAAACAATTCCGCGACCTGTAATATGTAACCAATGAGTAAAACCAAGGGAGATGGCTTAGGAAGATGATAAACAAATCTATATGGCTGACTTAAATGGTAAGTGAATCTTTTTTGGATGACATGAAGTTTAGAAACAATATTCACTGTATGATAATAAAAAGACTAGAAATCAGAACAGAGTAGTTGGTAATTgatttttacaataaatgtataaatagataaaaataaaatatcgcGCGGTTAATGTGTTATCATCAACGagaaatgtaatatgtaattattgtatGATCATCAACAAATCCTAATGTTAACTGAGAATTAAGTAGGTTTTTCGATAAGTACTTGAAGTATTATACTCACGGGGTACAGACTGGCTGTACATAAGACTGGTTTAGTATCACCCCCTCGTACGCCAGTTTGTCAATATTAGGTGTAATCATGTCAGGGTTGTGGAACCCAACGTCATTCCAGCctaaaatagataaatgaataaataatgaaatatccaAGGATGGATTCCAATTTCGTTAAAAcctttatcaaataaataaatacatatggAGACACTTTCGTTCTTGAAGGATTCGTTCCAATATCGATTTAAcctttatcaaataaataaatacatatggAGACACTTTCGTTCTTGAAGATTGAAGACGAGAAATATTCTAACGGTTTATTAACATCGTTCCAAGAAATATACAATGATTCAAAGTGGTGAAtatctcacctaaatatacacaTGGACATTTTAAGGTACTCGTGAATTAAGGTTAAATCGTtcctgtatttgcatattacagagttatctacacttgcgggtaggtattgattgtggcgtcatgtgtttgcgagaaTAACGTCATACtcttcggagaaaacgacgtgaattgcgcccacaaaacaagcttacagtaagtgttgcatGCAACACACGGAACAAATTCTGTCTCAAGTTATCGCCTGGAAacgaaaatttgtgaaacaaactattttttagCAACAATGACCTTTTGACtcaaaattcaatcccaagccaTGTTTTCTtctatgctaccattgtgtgaaatttgatcaaaatttgttgatttttttcttatgtTCTTGTCGGGAAACGATATTTTCTAAATAATCtaattttagtaacagtgaGCTTTGTCGTTGACCTTTTGACTCCAAATTcgatcccaagctgtattttcacATATGCTACCATTTTGTGAAGTTTGATTGAAATCCGTTCatgttttctcaagttatcgtcttgAAACGAaatccggacagacagacagacggccGGACGTACGGAcggacaaacagacagacagacgggaacAAACACCAGTCCCCTCCGGTTTCACCGGCAGGGGactaataatgacgtcacaatggtacctaccagcaagggagctaactcggTAAAATGTAACTACGGGATAACAAAATAATGGAATCTATTATCATCaaactaaatattttatttagtattttGATACTTTCTTAACAGCGAAAGATTATGGATATTCTCCTGAAATAGTTAAAGTATTTAGCAAAATGCGAAAATATAAAGCAACACAATAACACTGCCAGCTCAGCTGTCTGCTTTATAGACCAGGGGTGAAAAGTAGGCAAAGTATTCAGAATGAACATACATAATTAGTTGAACattatcattttcttttgaGTTGACAGTTTTAATTTGTGTTGATATGTGCCTTAATTTATACGAAACGCCACGAACACGGATAGCCAGCGCTTCCCGTGATAATCAATAATCACCGTTTGAAACGTGATTTTATACTGTGAAGAATACacaacatagatatatatatatacttaccatagTCGTCTGCTACCATAAACACAATGTTCGGCTGTTTGGCTTCTCCGGGTATATAGTTCAGTAGAAATACTACACAGCTTATCAACGATATAATAATGGCCATGTTGTCAGTCTGTCTTGTGAGGAACCCGTCGTCTTTCCCTTACGAACGATACTTCTGTTTCCTTATAAAGTGAATATATAGCCTCTTTCACTAACAAACCATGTGATGCCGATTCGCTGTGTGATTATCTCTGTATTGACTCAACACATTCATCTGCGTACACCGATTTTGACCTCGTGTCATGATTTAGCACGTTCACCATTGACGATAGAGTTACTTGATACACCTATTGAGTTTAACTGGTGATATGCATGGTTACCCCCATAGAAATTTATGGTTGTTTTTAATGCAACGTTTTTTGTTGACTCTTTTTGCTATACCGAACAGGCTACAACCCGCTTTGATTTCAATCATGGATTATggatattcaatattcaaagGCGACATTATCATATCAACATCACttcatgttaatatttatatcaagataattatttatatatattgtgtgtctTCTAATTCTCCATGCAACTTATAGAGAGTCATTATCTTGTACGTTTTAACGACCACTAATGTTATTTTATCTGAATTATTTAGTCACATGTAACCAGCTAGTGTACTCAATTCAACATATCTACGTGTGTACACAGTTTATGACCTCAGTACTGTCTACATTATACCCTTATGACCTGGCCTACCTGGCTTTGGTCTGTTATTTAGACGTTTCTGTATCTTAACCTCCTGGATAAGTTTTAGatcattgatatctaaatgcaCCTTTACCTTGATTTGAATGTAGAAACACGAGATGAACGTGAAATAGATAgagtttttttaaaacaagatttgaatgaaaataatgataccaagaaaaaaataacaataacaattcggatatcatttcaaaataaattgtacTGGAAAGTTTGGTATATTTTAGTAATAATGTATTAAAGAAATAATTAGTAATAATTACTGAAACGTGTgagtaaatacatattttcgAATCTGGTTTCTTTATCTGTTTGTTAATTATTGGAACTTCAGGTAAATGATTATGATGTAGTTTTtagatttt
It encodes:
- the LOC138306969 gene encoding arylsulfatase B-like isoform X1 gives rise to the protein MAIIISLISCVVFLLNYIPGEAKQPNIVFMVADDYGWNDVGFHNPDMITPNIDKLAYEGVILNQSYVQPVCTPSRNCFMTGVYPFKAGFQHGALLPQQAVCSPAELKFLPQYLKKLGYETHAIGKWHLGFCNWNCTPTYRGFDTFYGYYQGQEDYYTRTVAGGKDFRDDTAPVLPDTSQYSTYVFAERARKLISKHDKSKPFYLYFPFQSVHTPIEVPKSYENMYSNIKNEGRRKYCGMVTAMDDLVGNVTAALKENGMYDDTLFVFTADNGGWTQFHGNNYPLRGGKITIYEGGTRATAFIAGKMLEKTGYTYDGMMHAVDWMPTILAAAGGKPDTKIDGINQWDSLRTGAPSKRTEFIYNLDDKFPPLNGHAAIRVGDFKLIEGFPGIYPGWYKPETETEGNPNVSMLHLTHENLQYFGRQLYNIKDDPTEHNDLSLTHFEKAEELSKKMAEYHKQMVPANFPGNSAESNPQNYGGYWSPGWC